GAATTTCTAGATGGGTTAAATCAAGAAGCAGCGATAACAAAAATGTGCGACTGGCTTGAAGAAAGAGGGGACGGCAAACGAAAAATCACTTATCGCTTGCGTGATTGGCTCTTTAGTCGTCAACGTTATTGGGGCGAGCCTATTCCTGTTATTCATTGGGAAGACGGAGAGACAACGCTTGTACCTGAGGCAGAATTACCACTTCTTCTTCCTAAAACGACAGAAATTAAGCCTTCTGGGACAGGCGAATCACCACTTGCTAATTTGACAGAATGGGTAAACGTAGTAGATGAAAATGGCCGGAAAGGGAGACGCGAGACCAATACAATGCCACAGTGGGCTGGATCCAGCTGGTATTTCTTACGTTACATTGATCCAGATAATCAAGAAGCCATTGCAGCACCTGAAAAACTAGCAGAGTGGCTTCCCGTCGATGTTTATATTGGCGGTGCAGAACATGCAGTGCTACATTTACTTTATGCTCGTTTTTGGCACAAATTTTTATATGACATTGGTATTGTACCAACAAAAGAACCTTTCCAAAAACTATTTAACCAGGGGATGATTCTTGGTGAAAATAATGAAAAAATGTCTAAATCACGCGGGAATGTTGTGAACCCTGATGAAGTTGTAGAAAAATACGGAGCAGATACACTTCGCCTTTATGAAATGTTTATGGGTCCGCTTGAAGCCTCGATTGCTTGGAATGATAAGGGACTTGAAGGCGCGCGTAAATTTCTTGATAGAGTATGGCGTTTATTGATTAATGAAGCCGGAGAACTTACCGACAAAGTAACGGTTGAAAATGATCCTATGCTAGAAAAAGCCTATCATCAAATGGTCAAAGATGTAACCAATCATTATGAAAGTTTACGATTCAATACAGGCATTTCAGCACTGATGATTTTTATCAATGAGGCGTATAAAGCAAGAACGCTACCAGTAGAGTATGCAGAAGGTTTTATTCAGTTGCTTGCACCTATTGCTCCTCATGTTGCTGAAGAGCTATGGGAAAAACTTGGTCATAAAGAAACAATAACTTACGCAAACTGGCCGAAGTATGATGAAGCTAAGCTCGTCGAATCAGAAGTAGAAATCGTTTTACAAGTAGCCGGGAAAGTAAAAAGCAAAATAATAGTGCCTAAAACAACAACAAAAGAAGAGCTAGAGCGCTTAGCACAAGCTGATGAAAAAATCAAAGCAGCCATCGAAGGAAAAACCATTCGAAAAATCATTGTTGTTCCAGAAAAACTGGTAAATATTGTAGCAAATTAATAGGCAGGAAGAGCGCTTTAGTTTCTTCCAATAATATTGACGCACACAGTGATTTATGGTATAGTTAAAAACGATGTTAAATCACACATGTAGCGACAAATAAGAGGGTGCTTGGCAACAAGTCTTTTATTTGAAGGACCTACATGGAGGGCGGATTTTCCGCAAATTAAACCAAACAGGAGGGAATAACTATGGCTGTTATTTCAATGAAACAATTGTTAGAAGCAGGCGTGCATTTTGGTCACCAAACACGTCGCTGGAACCCTAAAATGAAGAAATATATCTTCACAGAAAGAAACGGCATCTATATTATCGACTTACAAAAAACAGTAAAAAAAGTTGATGAAGCGTTTAACTTCATGCGTGAAGTTGCTGCTGATGGCGGAACAATTCTTTTTGTAGGTACAAAAAAACAAGCACAAGATTCTGTAAAAGAAGAAGCAGAACGTTCTGGCCAATATTATGTTAATCATCGTTGGTTAGGTGGTATGCTTACAAATTTTGATACGATTCAAAAACGTGTAAAATACCTTAAACAAATCGAAAAAATGGAAGAAGATGGCACATTTGATGTCCTTCCTAAAAAAGAAGTCGTTCTTCTTAAAAAAGAAAAAGAAAAATTAGAGCGTTTCTTAGGCGGAATTAAAACGATGAAAGCACTTCCTAAAGCGTTGTTCGTCGTTGATCCACGTAAAGAACGCATTGCCGTAGCTGAAGCACGTAAATTAAATATCCCAATCATCGGTATTGTAGATACAAACTGTGATCCAGATGAAATCGACTATGTTATTCCTGCCAATGATGACGCAATCCGCGCAGTAAAACTTCTTACTGCTAGAATGGCAGATGCGATCATTGAAGTGAATCAAGGCGAGGAAAATGTAGAAGCCCCAGTTGCTGAAACAAAAGAAGAAACAACAAACGAAGAAACAACTGAAGCTTAAGTTTTAAAACTTACAAGGTGATAAGGAAAAAACTTATCACCTTTTTTTAAAGATCAATATTGGAGGGAAATAAAATGGCAAATATTACTGCTCAAATGGTAAAAGAATTACGTGAAAAAACAGGTGCAGGTATGATGGACTGCAAACGTGCCCTTGTTGAAACTGAAGGCGTTATGGATAAAGCAATTGACTATCTTCGTGAAAAAGGGATTGCAAAAGCGGCTAAAAAAGCGGACCGAGTTGCTTCTGAAGGTATGACTCATGTTGCTAGTAATGATAAACATGCAGTTGTTTTAGAAGTCAATGCAGAAACAGATTTCGTTGCTAAAAATGATGACTTCCAAAAGCTTGTTAACAAAATAGCTAACCATTTATTAAGAACACGACCAAATAATCTTGAAGAAGCCCTTAATTCAGATATTGAAAAAGGTGTGACTGCCCAAGAATACATTACAGAAGCCATTACTAAGATTGGTGAAAACATT
This DNA window, taken from Listeria sp. PSOL-1, encodes the following:
- the leuS gene encoding leucine--tRNA ligase, whose protein sequence is MTFNHKTIEPKWQKYWDNHKTFRTTEDKNKENFYALDMFPYPSGAGLHVGHPEGYTATDILSRMKRAQGYNVLHPMGWDAFGLPAEQYAIDTGNDPAEFTAHNIENFTRQIKSLGFSYDWDREVNTTDPNYYKWTQWIFEKLYEKGLAYEAEVAVNWCPALGTVLANEEVIDGKSERGGFPVYRKPMRQWMLKITAYADRLLSDLDFVDWPENIKDMQRNWIGKSEGAEITFQVADTDHAFPVFTTRSDTLFGSTYTVLAPEHELIDSITTASQKEAVEQYQKQVELKSDLERTDLSKDKTGVFTGAYAMNPANGKKIPIWVADYVLIQYGTGAVMAVPGHDARDHEFAKKYDLEIVEVVEGGNVTAEAYGGDGKHVNSEFLDGLNQEAAITKMCDWLEERGDGKRKITYRLRDWLFSRQRYWGEPIPVIHWEDGETTLVPEAELPLLLPKTTEIKPSGTGESPLANLTEWVNVVDENGRKGRRETNTMPQWAGSSWYFLRYIDPDNQEAIAAPEKLAEWLPVDVYIGGAEHAVLHLLYARFWHKFLYDIGIVPTKEPFQKLFNQGMILGENNEKMSKSRGNVVNPDEVVEKYGADTLRLYEMFMGPLEASIAWNDKGLEGARKFLDRVWRLLINEAGELTDKVTVENDPMLEKAYHQMVKDVTNHYESLRFNTGISALMIFINEAYKARTLPVEYAEGFIQLLAPIAPHVAEELWEKLGHKETITYANWPKYDEAKLVESEVEIVLQVAGKVKSKIIVPKTTTKEELERLAQADEKIKAAIEGKTIRKIIVVPEKLVNIVAN
- the rpsB gene encoding 30S ribosomal protein S2 — its product is MAVISMKQLLEAGVHFGHQTRRWNPKMKKYIFTERNGIYIIDLQKTVKKVDEAFNFMREVAADGGTILFVGTKKQAQDSVKEEAERSGQYYVNHRWLGGMLTNFDTIQKRVKYLKQIEKMEEDGTFDVLPKKEVVLLKKEKEKLERFLGGIKTMKALPKALFVVDPRKERIAVAEARKLNIPIIGIVDTNCDPDEIDYVIPANDDAIRAVKLLTARMADAIIEVNQGEENVEAPVAETKEETTNEETTEA